A region of Ferruginibacter albus DNA encodes the following proteins:
- a CDS encoding MBL fold metallo-hydrolase — MKIFPLGEGAFTVDKTKQFIPFELNKDDLQQRPTGSLLVEIQPFAIITSKDILLIDTGLGFNNKNGVLQIHQNLLDNGINPADVTKVLMSHLHKDHAGGISKEDEILHQRFYSFPNAKYYLNKDELEYALSKGSPSYITKDFAMLKDSDHVVLTQGNGIIDDYIKYEVTGAHSPFHQVFWIEENGEIIFFGGDDAPQLQQMKSKFIAKYDYDGKKCMELRQQWWQKGQQEKWTFLFYHDIKSPVFKF; from the coding sequence ATGAAGATATTTCCATTAGGTGAAGGCGCATTTACGGTTGATAAAACAAAACAGTTTATTCCTTTTGAATTAAATAAAGATGATCTGCAACAGCGGCCAACAGGAAGCCTGTTGGTAGAAATTCAGCCATTCGCTATTATTACGTCAAAAGATATTTTATTAATAGATACAGGGCTTGGGTTTAATAATAAGAACGGCGTATTGCAAATTCATCAAAACTTATTGGATAATGGGATTAATCCTGCAGATGTAACAAAAGTATTGATGTCGCATTTGCATAAGGATCATGCAGGCGGCATAAGTAAAGAAGATGAAATTTTACATCAACGTTTTTACAGTTTTCCCAATGCCAAATATTATCTGAATAAAGATGAACTGGAGTATGCCTTATCAAAGGGAAGTCCATCTTATATAACAAAAGATTTTGCGATGTTGAAAGATTCAGATCATGTGGTGCTAACGCAGGGTAATGGAATTATTGATGATTATATAAAATATGAAGTTACCGGTGCACACTCTCCATTTCACCAGGTGTTTTGGATAGAAGAAAATGGTGAGATAATATTTTTTGGCGGAGATGATGCGCCTCAACTACAGCAGATGAAAAGCAAGTTTATTGCAAAGTATGATTATGATGGAAAGAAATGCATGGAGCTTCGGCAGCAATGGTGGCAAAAGGGACAACAGGAAAAATGGACATTTCTTTTTTACCACGATATAAAATCCCCGGTGTTTAAATTTTAG
- a CDS encoding peptide MFS transporter, protein MTELNVQKQRHPKGLWVLFGTEMWERFNFYGMRTILTLFIVSALMMSKEQSSLIYGGFLGLCYLTPMLGGFIADRFLGNRYCIILGGALMAIGQFILFISANVFSSNLELAKTLLYVALGVIIFGNGFFKPNISSMVSSLYPKSEKTKLDTAFTIFYMGINIGAFLGQLICPILGDVVDKNGVRDVFAFKWGYLAASIAMILGTTTFYFLKNKYVVTPEGRPIGDLPSKNIVSDYEEGESQKAHFSNKSLIISVIAFIVLAFCFNYFFGQNVIYSIIYASGLTLAGLIISDGSITKVERDRIIVIYIVSFFIIFFWAAFEQAGSSLTFIADNQTDRNFFGWDMPPSMVQIFNGIFVVVFAVPFSILWDKLRARSKEPISPFKQAIGLALIALSYFIIAFNVKDLGNNGLLAVKWLILLYLIQTFGELCLSPIGLSLVGKLSPKRFSSLLYGVFFLSNASGYALAGTLGSILPATGEQFAAAKKVGIDLQGVLDNKIVPTAEQVKFLTAEKISMHNPVFAGFTIHNLFEFFMVFVVLCGLAAALLFSLTPVLKKMMHGVR, encoded by the coding sequence ATGACTGAACTAAACGTACAGAAACAAAGACATCCAAAAGGCTTATGGGTTCTATTCGGCACAGAAATGTGGGAGCGCTTCAATTTTTACGGAATGCGGACAATTCTCACCCTTTTTATTGTCAGCGCCCTAATGATGAGTAAAGAACAGTCATCATTGATCTATGGAGGGTTTTTAGGGTTATGTTATTTAACGCCAATGTTAGGAGGTTTTATTGCCGACAGATTTTTAGGAAATAGATACTGCATAATATTAGGAGGTGCCTTAATGGCAATAGGACAATTCATTTTATTTATCAGCGCCAACGTTTTTAGTTCTAATCTTGAATTAGCAAAAACCTTGTTGTACGTAGCCTTGGGAGTTATCATTTTTGGAAATGGCTTTTTTAAGCCAAACATCTCCAGCATGGTTAGTAGCCTTTATCCGAAATCCGAAAAAACAAAACTAGACACTGCGTTCACCATTTTTTATATGGGTATAAATATCGGTGCTTTTTTAGGACAGCTCATTTGTCCTATTTTAGGAGATGTAGTAGATAAAAACGGCGTAAGAGATGTATTTGCTTTTAAATGGGGATACTTAGCCGCTTCTATAGCAATGATCCTCGGAACTACCACTTTTTATTTTCTTAAAAACAAATATGTAGTAACACCAGAAGGGAGACCTATCGGGGATCTGCCATCAAAGAATATTGTATCGGATTATGAAGAAGGCGAATCACAAAAAGCTCATTTTTCTAATAAATCATTGATAATTTCTGTTATTGCTTTTATTGTTTTAGCTTTTTGTTTTAATTATTTTTTTGGACAGAATGTTATCTATTCAATTATATACGCAAGTGGTCTTACATTAGCCGGATTAATTATTTCCGACGGCTCTATTACTAAGGTTGAACGTGATAGAATCATTGTAATTTATATTGTTTCCTTCTTTATTATTTTCTTTTGGGCTGCTTTTGAACAAGCAGGTTCTTCCTTAACATTTATAGCCGACAATCAAACAGACAGAAACTTTTTTGGCTGGGATATGCCGCCATCGATGGTGCAAATTTTTAACGGGATCTTTGTAGTAGTATTTGCAGTACCATTCAGCATTTTGTGGGATAAACTAAGGGCACGAAGTAAAGAACCTATTTCTCCGTTTAAACAAGCCATCGGGCTTGCATTGATTGCATTAAGCTATTTCATTATTGCTTTTAATGTAAAAGACCTTGGTAACAATGGATTACTTGCGGTAAAATGGCTCATCTTGCTTTATTTGATACAAACTTTTGGTGAATTATGTTTATCTCCTATAGGACTTTCATTGGTAGGAAAACTTTCGCCAAAACGCTTTTCCTCCTTATTATACGGCGTATTCTTCTTATCTAACGCTTCCGGCTATGCACTGGCTGGAACATTAGGCTCTATATTACCTGCAACCGGTGAACAATTTGCTGCTGCAAAAAAAGTGGGAATAGATCTGCAAGGAGTTTTAGATAATAAAATTGTTCCTACCGCTGAACAAGTTAAATTTTTAACTGCTGAAAAAATCAGTATGCATAACCCGGTGTTTGCCGGATTTACTATTCATAACCTATTTGAGTTTTTCATGGTATTTGTTGTGTTGTGCGGATTAGCAGCAGCGTTATTATTTTCGCTTACACCGGTATTAAAGAAAATGATGCATGGGGTAAGATAA
- a CDS encoding rod shape-determining protein — MGLFNFFTQEIAMDLGTANTLIIFNDEVVVNEPSIVALDRNNPKNILAVGKKALMMHEKTHESIRTVRPLKDGVIADFNAAELMIREMIKMIYPKKPLFAPSWRMMICIPSSITEVEKRAVRDSAEQAGAKEVYLIHEPMAAALGIGIDVEEPVGNMIIDIGGGTTGITVIALAGIVCDQSIRIAGDEFTADIMEALRRYHSLLIGERTAEQIKIQVGAALKDLDNPPDDIPVNGRDLVTGIPKQVMVSYQEVAEALDKSIFKIEEAILKALETTPPELAADIYRRGLYITGGGALLRGLDKRIAAKIKLPVHVADDPLKSVVRGTGIALKNYDRYPFVMR; from the coding sequence ATGGGCTTATTTAACTTTTTCACGCAGGAAATTGCGATGGATCTGGGTACGGCAAATACCCTTATCATATTTAACGATGAAGTAGTAGTAAACGAACCTTCCATTGTTGCTTTAGATAGAAACAATCCTAAAAACATTTTAGCAGTGGGTAAAAAGGCATTGATGATGCACGAAAAGACCCACGAAAGCATACGAACGGTACGTCCGTTGAAAGATGGTGTAATTGCCGATTTCAACGCTGCCGAGTTGATGATCAGGGAGATGATCAAAATGATCTACCCTAAAAAACCACTGTTTGCACCAAGCTGGCGGATGATGATCTGCATACCAAGCAGCATTACAGAGGTAGAAAAACGTGCTGTAAGAGACAGTGCGGAACAGGCGGGCGCTAAAGAAGTGTATTTGATACACGAACCAATGGCGGCGGCTTTGGGTATCGGTATCGATGTGGAAGAACCCGTTGGTAATATGATCATCGATATTGGTGGTGGTACTACAGGTATTACCGTAATTGCATTGGCAGGTATTGTGTGCGACCAAAGTATTCGTATTGCAGGGGATGAGTTTACTGCAGATATTATGGAGGCTTTGCGCCGTTATCATAGTTTATTGATCGGAGAACGCACAGCAGAACAGATCAAGATACAAGTGGGCGCTGCATTGAAAGACCTGGATAATCCACCGGATGATATTCCTGTAAATGGTCGCGACCTTGTAACCGGTATTCCAAAACAGGTAATGGTAAGCTACCAGGAAGTGGCGGAAGCGCTGGATAAAAGCATCTTCAAAATTGAAGAAGCAATATTAAAAGCTTTGGAAACAACACCTCCTGAATTAGCAGCAGATATTTACCGTCGTGGATTGTACATTACCGGTGGTGGTGCATTGTTGCGTGGATTGGACAAAAGAATTGCCGCAAAAATTAAGCTTCCTGTTCATGTAGCAGATGATCCGTTAAAAAGTGTGGTAAGAGGTACGGGAATTGCGTTAAAGAATTATGACAGGTACCCGTTTGTAATGCGGTAA
- a CDS encoding penicillin-binding transpeptidase domain-containing protein → MPVFNQSRKTSIQLIFIAMFVVIIARLLTLQVFSNKYKIMALDQGIFRKIIYPDRGIVYDKKGKVMLDNTSIYDLMVVPAKIKGVDTMALCNILNIDTVEFKKRMADLIFKNTKIRPSIFEALLSEESKARLDEVMFKFEPAFYLQERSVRNYPYDAAANVLGYIAEVDTNYLKKHKDEGYAAGDYAGMTGIEHTYEKVLMGERGIEYWKRDNKNRLTEKLENGKYDTAAVAGQAIHTSIDIELQELGEKLMQNKLGSIVAVDPKTGGILAMISAPTYQPKYLTGNQRRKHFSELFLNPALPLLNRTVSATYSPGSTFKTLQALIGLHEGVITTDFRVTCSGAFYGCGYGKPMKCLDKGTFDLRSAITISDNTYFATVMQRVIDNSKYPTIDSSLSNWDRYMSAFGLGHKLGVDVPSEKRGNIPTPEYFNKTYGKGRWNYCNFRSVSIGQGEVSVTPLQVANEMAYIANKGWYYIPHVVDSIEGGDKFGLMDSYKIKHTPTDIPDSVFEAVRDGMQGVVDRGTGIGAKIKDIVICGKTGTVENYYHGEKQPNHTFFCGFAPRENPKIAIMCVIENSGHFGGTYSAPIVGLMIEKYLKDSITDPARLKQIETLSNLNLMPKRIYLEVRRQDSLRHSKDSAYLLAKGYIKLIKDSIGLEDDPTDIEIPNANKERTIAKDKEQKNNNTDNSAKEKAQGILPNDDREIKRDTAKKEN, encoded by the coding sequence GTGCCTGTTTTCAATCAATCTCGTAAAACATCTATACAGCTCATCTTCATTGCTATGTTTGTAGTTATCATAGCAAGATTGCTCACCTTACAGGTATTCTCCAACAAGTATAAAATAATGGCTTTGGACCAGGGTATCTTTCGTAAGATCATTTATCCTGACAGAGGTATCGTGTACGACAAAAAAGGAAAGGTGATGTTGGATAATACCAGCATTTATGATCTGATGGTAGTGCCTGCAAAAATAAAAGGCGTTGATACCATGGCGCTTTGTAATATCTTAAATATAGATACCGTTGAGTTTAAAAAACGAATGGCAGATCTCATCTTTAAGAATACAAAAATTCGCCCCTCTATTTTCGAGGCGTTGTTAAGTGAAGAATCTAAAGCCAGGTTAGATGAAGTGATGTTTAAGTTTGAGCCGGCATTCTATTTACAAGAGCGTTCTGTGCGCAACTATCCTTATGATGCCGCAGCAAACGTATTGGGTTACATCGCTGAGGTAGATACCAATTATCTCAAAAAACATAAAGATGAAGGGTACGCTGCAGGTGACTATGCAGGTATGACAGGGATTGAACATACCTATGAAAAAGTGTTGATGGGTGAGCGAGGTATTGAATATTGGAAACGCGATAATAAAAATCGCTTAACCGAAAAATTAGAAAATGGAAAGTATGATACTGCAGCTGTAGCCGGCCAGGCAATACACACGTCTATTGATATTGAACTCCAGGAATTAGGCGAAAAACTAATGCAAAATAAATTAGGGTCTATTGTGGCTGTAGATCCTAAAACAGGCGGTATACTGGCAATGATAAGTGCCCCTACGTACCAGCCTAAATACTTAACAGGGAATCAACGTCGTAAACATTTTTCCGAGTTATTCTTAAATCCGGCATTGCCATTATTGAACAGAACGGTAAGTGCCACCTACTCTCCGGGTTCTACTTTTAAAACCTTACAAGCTCTGATCGGTTTGCACGAAGGTGTTATTACTACTGATTTTAGAGTGACCTGTAGCGGTGCTTTTTATGGTTGCGGTTATGGAAAACCAATGAAATGCCTCGATAAAGGAACCTTTGATCTGCGTAGCGCCATCACTATTTCTGATAATACTTATTTTGCTACTGTAATGCAACGGGTGATTGATAATTCTAAATACCCGACAATTGACAGCAGTTTGTCTAATTGGGATAGGTACATGTCTGCATTTGGATTAGGACATAAATTGGGAGTGGATGTTCCTTCTGAAAAACGTGGAAATATTCCAACACCGGAATATTTTAATAAAACATATGGTAAAGGCAGATGGAATTATTGCAATTTTCGTTCGGTAAGTATTGGTCAGGGGGAAGTAAGTGTTACTCCATTGCAGGTAGCTAATGAAATGGCGTATATCGCCAATAAAGGATGGTATTATATTCCACATGTAGTGGATTCAATTGAAGGTGGTGACAAATTTGGTTTGATGGATTCTTATAAAATAAAACATACACCCACAGACATTCCGGATAGTGTGTTTGAAGCCGTGCGTGATGGTATGCAAGGTGTGGTTGACAGGGGAACAGGTATCGGCGCCAAAATAAAAGACATTGTTATTTGCGGTAAAACAGGAACAGTAGAAAACTATTATCACGGCGAAAAGCAACCCAATCATACTTTCTTTTGTGGCTTTGCTCCAAGAGAAAACCCCAAGATCGCTATTATGTGTGTAATAGAAAACAGTGGTCACTTTGGTGGAACCTATTCTGCGCCAATTGTAGGATTGATGATAGAAAAGTATTTAAAAGATTCTATTACCGATCCGGCTAGATTGAAGCAAATAGAAACATTGTCTAATTTAAACTTAATGCCTAAGCGTATTTATCTGGAAGTTCGTCGGCAGGATTCTTTGCGCCATTCAAAGGACTCAGCATATTTATTGGCAAAAGGTTATATTAAATTGATAAAAGATTCTATTGGCTTAGAAGATGATCCGACCGATATCGAAATTCCAAATGCCAATAAAGAAAGGACAATAGCAAAGGATAAAGAACAAAAGAATAACAACACTGATAATTCAGCAAAAGAAAAAGCGCAGGGCATCTTACCAAATGACGATAGAGAGATAAAAAGAGATACTGCTAAAAAAGAAAATTAA
- the mreC gene encoding rod shape-determining protein MreC, translating into MRNIFFFIKVYFNLIIFLLLQAISIYLIVHYNRYHSAVTTAYLSEVTGKVNTQYNKVEYYLQLKKTNDSLVKANEQLYNKLKADFDLPDTVSKIVIDTMKLDSLQPYRKYRYMNAKVIYNSVAMENNFIELGRGATGGIKKDMGVINTNNAVVGIVTDVSNNYAIVMSLLNKDSHTSVKLKKSGEYGTVVWDGQEPNVLTLKEIRKSAKVVKGDTVVTSGLGLIFPYGLLVGTVSEIVPDKSSNNLFIKIRSAANFYSLQYIYAIENLKKEEINKLLENAKKKAQ; encoded by the coding sequence GTGCGTAATATCTTTTTCTTCATAAAAGTTTATTTTAACCTGATTATTTTCCTGCTATTACAGGCAATAAGCATTTATCTCATTGTACATTATAACCGTTACCACAGTGCTGTTACCACAGCTTATCTCAGTGAAGTTACCGGCAAAGTAAATACACAATACAATAAAGTAGAATACTACCTTCAGCTTAAAAAGACCAACGATTCATTAGTTAAAGCAAACGAGCAATTATATAATAAGCTCAAAGCTGATTTTGATTTGCCGGATACTGTCAGCAAAATCGTGATAGATACCATGAAGTTGGATTCTTTGCAACCGTATCGTAAGTATAGATACATGAATGCAAAAGTGATCTATAACTCTGTTGCCATGGAAAATAATTTTATTGAATTAGGAAGAGGAGCAACCGGAGGCATAAAAAAGGACATGGGAGTTATTAATACCAACAATGCGGTAGTGGGTATTGTAACAGATGTTAGTAATAACTATGCTATTGTAATGAGCTTATTGAACAAGGATAGTCATACCAGCGTAAAACTTAAAAAGAGCGGCGAGTATGGCACTGTAGTTTGGGACGGACAGGAGCCTAATGTTTTAACATTAAAGGAAATTCGTAAAAGCGCTAAAGTAGTAAAAGGCGATACCGTAGTAACAAGCGGACTTGGGCTGATCTTCCCTTATGGATTGCTGGTAGGTACGGTATCTGAAATTGTTCCAGATAAAAGCAGCAACAATCTTTTTATAAAAATAAGGTCAGCGGCAAATTTTTATAGCTTACAATATATTTATGCCATTGAAAATTTAAAGAAGGAAGAGATCAATAAGTTATTAGAAAACGCAAAAAAGAAAGCACAGTAA
- a CDS encoding rod shape-determining protein MreD: protein MSTALKHIVRFIVFILVQVYVLDKVHIHYMITPYIYFLFILWLPFNMKRSVLMIVAFLLGITLDSFRHNPGFHAAACVLIAYIRPFLINLLIPQEGADTNYQEPSAKSLGGFGPYATYIAILALVHNAWLFLLEAWQFANLWYFLVKTLLSTIISLLLILVTEIMFTRKQKFRTNTV, encoded by the coding sequence ATGAGCACTGCATTAAAACACATAGTACGCTTTATTGTTTTTATACTGGTACAGGTATATGTGCTTGATAAAGTGCATATACACTACATGATAACACCTTACATCTATTTTCTTTTTATTTTGTGGCTGCCCTTTAACATGAAACGCAGCGTACTAATGATCGTTGCTTTTTTATTGGGAATTACGTTAGACAGCTTTCGTCATAATCCCGGCTTTCATGCGGCAGCCTGTGTGCTTATTGCATACATACGCCCTTTTCTTATTAACCTGCTTATTCCGCAGGAAGGTGCAGATACCAATTACCAGGAACCATCTGCAAAAAGTTTAGGAGGTTTCGGTCCATATGCTACTTATATCGCCATTCTTGCGCTTGTTCACAATGCCTGGTTGTTTTTATTAGAAGCCTGGCAGTTTGCCAATCTTTGGTATTTTTTGGTAAAAACATTGTTATCTACCATAATAAGTTTACTATTGATATTGGTAACGGAGATAATGTTTACCCGCAAACAGAAGTTCAGAACAAATACGGTTTAA
- the purD gene encoding phosphoribosylamine--glycine ligase — MKILLVGGGGREHALAWKIRHSHLCEQLFIAPGNAGTDLCGENVDIKATEFDKLADFCLEKEIDIVIVGPEEPLVKGIYDFFKKKSSTEHIHVIGPSKDAAQLEGSKAFAKEFMHRYNIPTATYKEFTLSNYEEGVEYIRNHPLPVVLKADGLAAGKGVIICTNRLEALAEFELIIQRAKFGEAGKRVVVEQFLEGIEISVFALTDGINYVLLPNAKDYKRVGVGDTGPNTGGMGAVSPVPFADDVFMEKVKTRIVEPTVTGLKKDKLEYKGIIFFGLISVKDEPYVIEYNCRFGDPETEVVVPRIKNDLVELLVATSQQRLNEIKIEIDEQTAVTVVAVSGGYPDGYQTGKVIEGLDDSIIEGSIIFHSGTQKVDDKVVTAGGRVLTVTSFGDTIREAAEQSTYMLEQIYFDGIYFREDIGYEFK, encoded by the coding sequence ATGAAAATCTTACTCGTAGGGGGTGGCGGACGTGAACATGCATTAGCCTGGAAAATACGCCATAGTCATTTATGTGAGCAGCTCTTTATTGCTCCCGGTAATGCAGGTACCGATCTTTGCGGTGAAAATGTAGATATCAAGGCAACAGAGTTTGATAAACTGGCTGACTTTTGCCTGGAAAAAGAAATTGATATAGTAATTGTTGGGCCTGAAGAGCCGCTGGTAAAAGGTATTTACGACTTCTTCAAGAAAAAATCTTCCACAGAACATATACATGTTATCGGTCCATCAAAAGATGCAGCGCAGCTGGAAGGCAGTAAAGCTTTTGCGAAAGAATTTATGCATCGTTATAATATTCCAACGGCTACTTACAAAGAATTTACTTTGTCTAATTATGAAGAAGGTGTTGAATATATCCGCAATCACCCGTTACCGGTAGTTTTAAAGGCAGATGGTTTGGCTGCAGGTAAAGGTGTAATTATTTGTACCAATCGCTTAGAGGCACTGGCAGAATTTGAATTAATTATTCAGCGTGCAAAATTTGGGGAAGCAGGCAAACGTGTAGTAGTAGAGCAGTTTTTAGAAGGTATTGAAATAAGCGTGTTTGCATTAACAGATGGAATCAATTATGTTTTATTGCCGAATGCAAAAGATTATAAAAGAGTTGGTGTAGGCGATACAGGTCCCAATACGGGAGGTATGGGTGCTGTTAGTCCAGTTCCATTTGCAGACGATGTTTTTATGGAAAAAGTAAAAACAAGGATTGTTGAACCAACGGTTACAGGTTTAAAAAAAGACAAGCTTGAGTATAAAGGAATTATCTTTTTTGGATTGATTAGCGTTAAGGATGAACCTTATGTTATTGAATATAATTGCCGTTTTGGCGATCCGGAAACAGAAGTAGTAGTGCCTCGTATAAAAAATGATCTGGTAGAATTATTAGTAGCAACCTCACAGCAACGCTTAAACGAAATAAAGATTGAAATAGATGAACAAACTGCAGTTACAGTTGTGGCAGTTAGTGGCGGCTACCCGGATGGGTATCAAACAGGTAAAGTTATTGAAGGGCTGGATGATTCAATAATTGAAGGTTCTATCATTTTCCATTCAGGAACACAAAAAGTGGATGATAAAGTGGTAACAGCCGGCGGGCGTGTATTAACTGTTACATCTTTTGGTGATACGATACGAGAAGCAGCAGAGCAGTCTACGTATATGCTGGAGCAGATCTATTTTGACGGTATTTATTTCAGGGAAGATATTGGATATGAGTTTAAGTAA
- the rodA gene encoding rod shape-determining protein RodA has product MYQKNPSIAKGADWIMIVLYILMVSIGLLCIFSVEYKTGDSVIQSFIGFKKNYSKQLFYFGACGLLAIFILLTDSKLFTAMANLSYLAGILLILATFVVGKEIKGSKSWIPLGFMNLQPVELCKIFVSLALAKYLSQQEVDFSKQRSQLIAAAIVFSPAVFSIMQGETGLALVYFAFLIPMYREGLPPGYMIVGAAMGVLLVVSLLFSAKTLIIAFSIVAVLLIALMRRTIFKRNRQLLILITIIWLFCSLFVGVAVPFVFKHVLKGYQADRIFSMVGVDNPFADKSAALDEVELKKKERKKQQQAYNVKQSKIAIGSGGFWGRGFLQGTQTQGDFVPEQHTDFIFTSVGENFGFVGSALLMLLYLGLLFRIVFIAERQRSTFSRVYAYSVAGIIFFHVSVNICVTIGLAPVIGITLPLISYGGSSLLTFTILLFILIKLDADRQMVLR; this is encoded by the coding sequence ATGTACCAGAAAAACCCGTCAATAGCAAAAGGGGCAGATTGGATCATGATAGTGCTGTACATACTAATGGTAAGTATAGGATTGCTTTGCATTTTTTCGGTTGAATATAAAACAGGCGATAGTGTTATTCAATCGTTTATAGGGTTCAAAAAAAATTATAGCAAACAGCTTTTTTATTTTGGCGCTTGTGGCTTACTGGCAATTTTTATTTTACTGACAGATAGTAAGTTATTTACTGCAATGGCTAATCTTTCTTACCTGGCGGGTATTTTATTGATACTGGCAACGTTTGTGGTAGGTAAGGAAATTAAAGGCTCTAAAAGTTGGATACCATTAGGTTTTATGAACCTGCAGCCGGTAGAATTGTGTAAGATCTTTGTATCGTTGGCATTAGCAAAATATTTAAGTCAACAGGAAGTTGATTTTAGCAAACAGCGATCGCAATTGATTGCAGCAGCCATTGTATTTTCTCCGGCCGTGTTTTCTATAATGCAGGGAGAGACCGGACTGGCATTGGTTTATTTTGCTTTTTTAATTCCTATGTATCGTGAAGGATTGCCACCCGGCTATATGATCGTAGGTGCGGCAATGGGAGTTCTGTTAGTGGTATCATTATTATTTTCTGCAAAAACATTGATCATCGCATTCTCTATTGTAGCTGTTCTGCTCATTGCTTTAATGCGACGTACCATTTTTAAGAGAAATCGCCAATTGCTTATACTAATAACTATTATCTGGCTGTTCTGCAGCTTATTTGTTGGGGTAGCAGTACCATTTGTTTTTAAACATGTTTTAAAAGGTTACCAGGCAGATAGAATATTCAGCATGGTGGGCGTAGATAATCCATTTGCAGATAAATCAGCAGCACTGGATGAAGTTGAATTAAAAAAGAAAGAAAGAAAAAAACAACAGCAGGCGTATAATGTAAAACAATCCAAAATAGCTATTGGATCGGGTGGTTTTTGGGGACGAGGCTTTTTGCAGGGAACACAAACGCAGGGCGACTTTGTGCCGGAACAACACACCGATTTTATCTTTACTTCTGTTGGTGAAAATTTTGGTTTTGTCGGTAGTGCTTTATTAATGTTGCTTTATCTAGGCTTATTATTCCGGATCGTTTTTATTGCGGAGCGGCAACGAAGTACTTTCTCAAGAGTGTATGCGTATAGTGTTGCCGGTATTATTTTCTTTCACGTATCTGTAAATATTTGCGTTACTATCGGGTTAGCTCCTGTGATTGGTATAACATTGCCTTTAATAAGTTATGGCGGCTCATCGCTGCTTACATTTACCATTTTACTTTTTATCTTGATCAAACTGGATGCCGACAGGCAAATGGTATTAAGATAA
- a CDS encoding RNA polymerase sigma factor, with product MAVTHLSDQELLLQFKDPATRERGYTGIIKKYQERLYWHIRRMVVEHEDANDVLQNMFIKVWKGLDNFREDSQLYTWLYRIATNESLTFLEQKKRKSAISLSDVENGLSNQLKADKNFDANKLEWKLQLAIQQLPEKQRIVFNLRYYDEMPYEEMSRVLETSEGALKASYHHAVKKIENFILNSN from the coding sequence ATGGCAGTAACACATCTTAGCGATCAGGAACTATTGCTCCAATTTAAAGACCCTGCCACCAGGGAAAGAGGGTATACGGGTATTATAAAAAAATACCAGGAACGTTTATACTGGCATATCCGCAGAATGGTGGTAGAGCATGAAGATGCGAACGACGTACTGCAGAATATGTTTATTAAAGTGTGGAAGGGATTGGATAATTTTAGAGAGGACAGTCAATTATACACGTGGCTGTACCGTATAGCTACCAATGAAAGCCTTACTTTTTTAGAGCAGAAAAAAAGAAAAAGCGCTATTTCGCTAAGCGACGTAGAAAACGGATTAAGCAACCAGTTAAAAGCAGATAAAAATTTTGATGCTAATAAGCTGGAATGGAAGCTGCAACTGGCTATTCAGCAACTGCCTGAAAAACAACGAATCGTTTTCAATCTCAGGTATTATGATGAAATGCCTTACGAAGAAATGAGCCGTGTGCTGGAAACCAGTGAGGGCGCACTTAAAGCAAGCTATCATCACGCAGTAAAAAAGATAGAGAATTTTATACTAAACAGTAATTAA